A region of uncultured Carboxylicivirga sp. DNA encodes the following proteins:
- a CDS encoding phage integrase SAM-like domain-containing protein encodes MATINYQIIGKKEKVNIYLRLTIKRGSQFRVKTGFIIDKNDWSSKTGLPFSNRDTDLKELTTTLKNLKNSLWNNLNKAESEGVIIDKNWAEDQINLIKGKKEVSDPDRLVNYFQTYIDELPFKRANGSTRPITKATITKYKTIQTKISDLEKFRKKPIFIKDVDLSFRKEFIDYLINNQELSENTVGRYITVVKTVCRDAGIKGFQTHHQLEAIKGFTNKVTKIYFTFEELKRISTVKLESESLDNARDWLVLGCYIGQRGGDLLNLTHKNISTKGKNKTIELTQEKTSKNIIIPIKGPIEEILKKRNGNFPRPISTQKFNEYIKKVALAANFTEPTEGSVVEVVKIDGKNVQRKKYGTHPKYKLVTSHICRRSFASNHYGEMYTSSIIAITGHSTEQQFLDYVGKPPIDHTQQIADQLETIYNKHLNG; translated from the coding sequence ATGGCCACAATCAACTATCAAATCATAGGAAAAAAAGAAAAAGTGAACATCTATCTTCGCTTAACAATAAAAAGAGGTTCTCAATTTAGGGTTAAAACTGGCTTTATTATAGATAAGAATGACTGGAGCTCAAAAACAGGATTACCATTTTCCAATAGAGACACCGATCTCAAAGAACTCACAACAACACTTAAAAATCTCAAAAACTCTCTCTGGAACAACCTCAACAAGGCAGAAAGTGAAGGAGTAATAATTGATAAAAACTGGGCTGAAGATCAAATCAATCTAATTAAAGGAAAGAAAGAGGTTAGCGATCCTGACAGATTAGTAAATTACTTTCAAACTTATATAGACGAACTCCCTTTTAAGAGGGCTAATGGATCAACTAGACCCATTACAAAAGCAACCATTACAAAATACAAAACAATCCAAACCAAAATATCGGACCTTGAAAAATTCAGAAAAAAGCCAATATTTATTAAAGATGTTGATCTCTCTTTTAGAAAAGAATTTATTGATTACTTAATTAACAATCAAGAACTATCTGAAAATACAGTAGGAAGATACATCACAGTTGTTAAAACCGTATGTAGAGATGCCGGGATTAAAGGCTTCCAAACACATCATCAACTAGAAGCCATCAAAGGCTTTACTAACAAGGTGACAAAGATCTATTTTACTTTTGAAGAGCTTAAAAGGATATCAACAGTTAAGCTTGAATCCGAATCTTTAGATAATGCAAGAGATTGGTTAGTTTTAGGCTGTTATATTGGACAAAGAGGGGGAGATCTGCTAAATCTTACACATAAAAACATCTCCACTAAAGGTAAAAATAAGACTATTGAGCTTACACAAGAGAAAACTAGCAAAAACATTATAATCCCTATAAAAGGACCTATAGAAGAAATACTCAAAAAGAGGAATGGAAATTTCCCCAGACCAATTTCAACTCAAAAATTTAATGAGTACATTAAAAAAGTTGCTTTGGCAGCAAATTTTACTGAGCCGACTGAGGGTTCTGTCGTTGAGGTTGTTAAAATTGACGGTAAAAATGTACAAAGAAAAAAATATGGAACACACCCCAAATATAAACTTGTTACTTCGCATATTTGCAGGCGTTCATTTGCATCAAATCATTATGGTGAGATGTATACATCATCAATAATTGCGATTACAGGACATAGTACCGAGCAACAATTTTTAGACTATGTTGGCAAACCTCCAATTGACCACACTCAACAAATTGCTGATCAATTAGAGACAATATACAACAAACACCTAAATGGCTAA
- a CDS encoding helix-turn-helix domain-containing protein: MEQIQFIQTTPEQLKKAIIEGVNEQLTRLERNFQPKEPIELLTRNEVKDLLKVDLSTVHNWTKRGKLKSYGIGNRVYYKRNEIEAELVPLSI, translated from the coding sequence ATGGAGCAAATTCAATTTATTCAAACCACACCAGAGCAGTTAAAAAAAGCCATTATCGAAGGCGTTAATGAACAATTAACACGCCTTGAGAGGAACTTCCAACCCAAAGAGCCAATTGAGCTTCTTACCAGAAATGAAGTGAAAGACCTATTAAAGGTTGATCTCTCCACAGTCCATAATTGGACCAAAAGAGGCAAATTAAAGTCGTATGGAATTGGAAATAGAGTCTATTACAAAAGAAATGAAATAGAGGCCGAATTAGTGCCTTTAAGCATTTAA